The Camelina sativa cultivar DH55 chromosome 14, Cs, whole genome shotgun sequence genome includes a window with the following:
- the LOC104741962 gene encoding immune-associated nucleotide-binding protein 8-like — translation MDASQPSASEAVKKAVKNIVLVGRTGNGKSATGNSLIGNEVFLSESNAAGVTMTCQTSRAVTPDGLVINVIDTPGLFDLSVSAEFISKEIIKCLTLAEGGLHVVVLVLSVKNRITQEEGNTLSTLQVLFGSEIVKYLIVLFTGGDELEANNQTFDGYFLQGCPDFLTTVLRESRGRKVLFDNKTTDEGKKAEQVKQFLAHVASIEELNDGKPFTHEMHLRIKEEAERLKEQQREVEARNLGEAELADLKKELQESYESRMSQMQQMMENTLKETSAAQENMLRVLQKAQSDNESIRNEHDHGEQRRMMIQLGLTVPPVIVTGLGLPCTIL, via the exons ATGGATGCTTCCCAGCCTTCAGCGTCAGAGGCAGTCAAAAAAGCTGTTAAAAACATAGTTCTGGTGGGACGTACTGGGAACGGAAAAAGCGCCACTGGAAACTCTCTCATCGGAAACGAAGTGTTCCTCTCGGAATCAAACGCAGCAGGTGTTACCATGACATGTCAGACATCTAGAGCTGTGACACCAGATGGTCTGGTAATCAACGTGATTGACACCCCTG GTCTGTTTGACTTGTCGGTGTCTGCTGAATTTATCAGTAAAGAAATCATCAAATGTCTTACCCTCGCGGAAGGAGGATTACATGTTGTGGTGTTAGTTCTATCAGTGAAAAATAGAATTACACAAGAGGAAGGGAACACACTTAGTACCTTGCAGGTCCTTTTCGGGAGTGAAATCgttaaatatttgattgttCTATTCACGGGCGGTGATGAGTTGGAAGCAAATAACCAAACATTCGACGGTTATTTTCTTCAAGGCTGCCCTGATTTTCTGACG ACGGTTCTTAGAGAGAGTCGAGGCAGAAAGGTCTTGTTTGATAATAAGACTACGGACGAAGGAAAGAAGGCTGAGCAAGTCAAACAGTTTCTTGCGCATGTCGCATCGATTGAAGAGCTCAATGATGGGAAACCGTTTACACACGAAATGCATCTTAGGATAAAG GAAGAGGCTGAAAGGCTCAAGGAACAACAAAGGGAGGTTGAAGCTAGAAACCTTGGAGAAGCAGAGTTGGCAGATTTAAAAAAGGAATTACAAGAATCGTATGAGAGTAGGATGAGCCAAATGCAACAAATG ATGGAGAATACGCTAAAAGAGACTTCTGCTGCACAAGAGAACATGTTGCGTGTGCTCCAGAAGGCACAGAGCGACAATGAATCTATACGCAATGAGCACGATCATGGGGAACAGAGGCGGATGATGATTCAGCTTGGGCTTACTGTGCCTCCGGTAATAGTGACGGGGTTGGGATTGCCATGTACCATCTTGTAA